From the Streptomyces pluripotens genome, one window contains:
- the pdhA gene encoding pyruvate dehydrogenase (acetyl-transferring) E1 component subunit alpha, whose product MSTTRRKPARTDQGTHRDTDAGHHRELLASMLLIRRFEERCVELYSAAKIRGFVHLYIGEEAVAVGVLRALTASDAVVSTYREHGHALARGVPADSVMAEMYGKITGCSRGRGGSMHLFDEGRRFYGGNAIVGGGLPLAAGLALAERMRGGPGVVCCFFGDGAFAEGEFHETANLAALWDLPLLLACENNLYAMGTPLHEEHAQTDLAMRAASYGMASWAVDGMDVLAVEEAARRAVDGIRAGHGPHFLELRTYRFRAHSMYDPDRYRDKAEIERWRQRDPLLVLGTRMRAAGELDDMSYTSLDQEAADVVDRAVSAAESAPLEPAADLLRYVSTDPGDLPESLR is encoded by the coding sequence ATGAGCACCACCCGCCGGAAGCCGGCCCGCACCGACCAGGGCACACACCGGGACACCGACGCCGGACACCACCGCGAACTGCTGGCGTCGATGCTGCTGATCCGCCGATTCGAAGAGCGGTGCGTGGAGTTGTACAGCGCCGCGAAGATTCGGGGCTTCGTACACCTGTACATAGGTGAGGAGGCGGTGGCGGTCGGCGTGCTCCGGGCGCTCACCGCGTCCGACGCGGTGGTCTCGACCTACCGCGAACACGGCCACGCCCTGGCGCGCGGCGTGCCCGCCGACTCCGTCATGGCGGAGATGTACGGCAAGATCACCGGGTGCAGCCGGGGCCGCGGCGGCTCCATGCACCTGTTCGACGAAGGTCGCCGCTTCTACGGCGGCAATGCCATCGTCGGCGGCGGTCTCCCACTCGCCGCCGGTCTCGCCCTGGCGGAGAGGATGCGCGGCGGACCGGGCGTGGTCTGCTGCTTCTTCGGCGACGGTGCCTTCGCCGAGGGCGAGTTCCACGAGACCGCGAACCTGGCGGCCCTGTGGGACCTGCCACTGCTGCTGGCCTGCGAGAACAACCTGTACGCCATGGGCACTCCGCTCCACGAAGAGCACGCCCAGACCGATCTCGCCATGCGCGCGGCCTCCTACGGCATGGCCTCCTGGGCGGTCGACGGCATGGACGTCCTCGCAGTGGAAGAGGCCGCCCGGCGGGCCGTGGACGGCATCCGCGCCGGGCACGGACCCCACTTCCTGGAACTGCGCACCTACCGCTTCCGCGCCCACTCCATGTACGACCCCGACCGGTACCGGGACAAGGCCGAGATCGAACGGTGGCGGCAACGGGACCCCTTGCTCGTGCTCGGCACGCGGATGCGCGCGGCGGGCGAGCTAGACGACATGTCGTACACCTCTCTGGACCAGGAGGCGGCCGACGTGGTCGACCGTGCGGTGTCAGCCGCGGAATCGGCGCCCCTGGAGCCGGCCGCCGATCTGCTGCGGTACGTGAGTACGGACCCCGGTGACCTGCCGGAGTCACTCCGATGA
- a CDS encoding M81 family metallopeptidase: MPQPRTAVAHPVIAIAGIGIESSTFSPARTEAPAFHPLRGREVLTRYPFLAPDAPLLAAADWRGALVGTSLPGGTVTAKAFAELSDELIERLSAIPHLDGLWYDIHGAMTVEGIDDAEAVLLARIRAAIGPEAIVSTSMDLHGNVSRELVHMSDLITCYRMAPHEDHMETKERAARNLVDLLTAGAPRPVKAWVPVPVLLAGEQTSTRIEPAKSVYAAVHDVEATDGVIDAAVWVGYAWADEPRNRAVVTVTGPSESAVTAGAERLARGLWDSRRDFTFVAPTGSLDECLDEALVSDARPYFISDTGDNPTAGGAGDVTWGLRRVLARPEFHQHDGPTLIYASVPGPAAVAAAEQAGLGATVTVTAGAEVDDRHAGPLTMTGLVHAIRHGDRDAETEVVLRIGSVYAILTTRRKPYHHEVDFTGLGLDPRGAAIVIVKIGYLEPELFDMAAGWKLALTPGGVDQDLVRLGHHRIRRPMFPFDPDMADPDLTARVIAPSNEPLTGDHE, from the coding sequence ATGCCGCAGCCCCGCACCGCAGTCGCCCACCCCGTCATCGCCATCGCCGGCATCGGGATCGAATCGTCGACCTTTTCGCCGGCCCGGACCGAGGCCCCCGCCTTCCACCCGCTCCGTGGCCGGGAGGTCCTGACGCGCTACCCGTTCCTGGCCCCGGACGCACCGCTCCTGGCCGCCGCCGACTGGCGCGGCGCACTCGTCGGCACATCACTGCCAGGCGGCACGGTGACCGCGAAGGCGTTCGCCGAGCTCTCCGACGAACTCATCGAACGCCTCTCCGCGATACCGCACCTCGACGGGCTCTGGTACGACATACACGGCGCCATGACGGTCGAAGGCATCGACGACGCCGAGGCCGTCCTACTCGCCCGCATCCGCGCGGCCATCGGACCGGAGGCCATCGTGTCGACCTCCATGGACCTGCACGGCAACGTCTCCCGCGAGCTCGTCCACATGAGCGATCTCATCACGTGCTATCGGATGGCCCCGCACGAGGACCACATGGAGACCAAGGAACGAGCCGCCCGCAACCTCGTGGACCTCCTCACCGCCGGCGCGCCGCGGCCGGTCAAGGCTTGGGTGCCGGTGCCCGTGCTGCTCGCCGGTGAGCAGACCTCGACGCGCATCGAACCCGCGAAGAGCGTCTACGCGGCCGTGCACGACGTCGAGGCGACGGACGGAGTCATCGACGCCGCCGTTTGGGTGGGCTACGCCTGGGCCGACGAGCCGCGCAACCGCGCGGTGGTCACCGTCACCGGACCCTCCGAGTCCGCCGTCACCGCGGGCGCCGAACGCCTTGCCCGCGGCCTGTGGGACAGCCGACGCGATTTCACGTTCGTCGCGCCGACGGGGTCGCTCGACGAGTGCCTCGACGAGGCCCTCGTCTCCGACGCACGGCCCTACTTCATCAGCGACACCGGTGACAACCCGACCGCGGGCGGTGCCGGCGACGTCACGTGGGGGCTCCGGCGAGTCCTTGCCCGGCCGGAGTTCCACCAGCACGACGGTCCGACCCTCATCTACGCCTCCGTACCCGGCCCCGCCGCCGTCGCGGCAGCGGAGCAGGCGGGCCTCGGCGCGACCGTCACGGTCACCGCCGGCGCGGAGGTCGACGACCGCCATGCCGGGCCGCTCACCATGACCGGGCTCGTCCACGCGATCAGGCACGGCGACCGCGACGCCGAGACCGAGGTCGTCCTGCGGATCGGCAGTGTGTACGCGATCCTCACCACACGGCGCAAGCCGTACCACCACGAGGTCGACTTCACCGGTCTCGGGCTCGACCCGCGCGGCGCCGCCATCGTCATCGTGAAGATCGGCTATCTCGAACCGGAGTTGTTCGACATGGCCGCGGGCTGGAAGCTGGCGCTCACCCCGGGCGGCGTCGACCAGGACCTCGTGCGGCTCGGCCACCACCGCATCCGCCGCCCCATGTTCCCCTTCGACCCGGACATGGCTGATCCGGACCTGACGGCCCGGGTCATCGCGCCGTCGAACGAGCCGCTCACCGGGGACCACGAGTGA
- a CDS encoding ROK family transcriptional regulator has product MFEKSPRSRAAAKGSPPLAARVLELIASGQATSRTELAELLNAAPSTISLTVGHLLDSGLVAEQGTRSSTGGRPRKVLRIGSTDEFAVAADLGVRHARIGIVLPGGGLAEASTVPFAIGDGPEAALPRLADTLEALAEQAGRHLLRGVGLSLPGPVDIGSGAVTLPSRMPGWNGFPVGAWLEDRFGVPAAVDNDANCMAVGEHAVRPVEWRQSIMVKIGSAIGAGIIVDGRLYRGATGAAGEFTHVRIDAAGDILCSCGNTGCLETVASGAALVRILCESGADVRSPEDVVRLATEADPAATHAIRRAGKYLGMVLSANVNFFNPDAVYLGGILSTVEPFVAAVRSQLYEGCHPLVTKHLVIESASLGADAGLVGAGQFALQRALERALRTVTGTSPDDVPFRAASHRTPSPPNT; this is encoded by the coding sequence ATGTTTGAAAAAAGTCCACGTTCCAGAGCCGCGGCCAAGGGCAGTCCCCCGCTGGCCGCGCGGGTACTGGAACTCATCGCCTCTGGACAGGCGACATCGCGCACGGAACTCGCCGAACTGCTGAACGCAGCGCCTTCGACCATCTCGCTGACGGTCGGACACCTCCTCGACAGTGGACTCGTCGCGGAGCAGGGCACACGCTCGTCCACGGGAGGACGCCCCCGAAAGGTCCTTCGTATCGGCAGCACTGACGAGTTCGCCGTCGCGGCCGACCTCGGCGTAAGGCACGCGCGTATCGGCATCGTCCTCCCGGGAGGCGGACTGGCGGAGGCGTCGACGGTCCCGTTCGCGATCGGGGACGGCCCCGAGGCGGCACTGCCGAGGCTCGCCGACACCCTCGAAGCCCTCGCGGAGCAAGCTGGCCGGCACCTGCTGCGCGGCGTCGGGCTCTCGCTCCCCGGACCGGTCGACATCGGGTCCGGCGCCGTCACCCTCCCGTCGCGCATGCCCGGCTGGAACGGCTTCCCCGTCGGCGCATGGCTGGAGGACCGGTTCGGGGTTCCGGCCGCGGTCGACAACGACGCCAACTGCATGGCGGTCGGCGAGCACGCTGTCCGGCCCGTGGAGTGGCGGCAATCGATCATGGTCAAGATCGGCTCCGCCATCGGTGCCGGCATCATCGTCGACGGAAGGCTGTACCGGGGTGCGACGGGCGCTGCCGGGGAATTCACCCATGTCCGCATCGATGCTGCCGGGGACATCCTCTGCTCTTGCGGCAACACCGGGTGCCTGGAGACCGTCGCCTCCGGCGCCGCGCTCGTTCGCATCCTCTGCGAGAGCGGCGCCGATGTGCGCTCGCCGGAAGACGTCGTCCGGCTCGCCACCGAGGCCGATCCGGCGGCGACGCACGCGATCCGCCGAGCCGGCAAGTACCTCGGCATGGTGCTGTCCGCGAACGTCAACTTCTTCAATCCCGACGCGGTGTACCTGGGGGGCATCCTGTCGACGGTCGAGCCGTTCGTCGCCGCGGTGCGCAGCCAGCTCTACGAGGGGTGCCATCCGCTGGTGACCAAGCACCTGGTGATCGAGAGTGCGAGCCTCGGCGCCGACGCCGGCCTCGTCGGTGCCGGCCAGTTCGCGCTCCAGCGCGCGTTGGAGCGCGCCCTTCGAACCGTCACCGGGACCTCGCCCGACGACGTCCCGTTCCGCGCCGCATCACACCGCACCCCCTCGCCTCCGAACACCTGA
- a CDS encoding dihydrolipoamide acetyltransferase family protein encodes MGEFTMPSLGADMRAGTLQEWLVAPGDTVSRGDVIAVVETDKSAIEVECFESGTVGRLLVEPGAKVPVGTPLAVIEATEPAGGWERQSGGAVTAAETAGAESRATEGKAASAPVPAADRAAPVRRRPVAGGPPAARTSPLSRSTSDDRGPDDRDSGGQAVSPLVRHLAVERGVDLATVHGTGPGGRITRTDVERAEHAGPPRVRATPYARRLAVELGVDLAGLHGTGAAGAVRAADVRDAVRPPSVPVSGPRPAAAQPPPEIQLPSGARAGAASARRAIGELMSRSKREIPHYYLATTIDMAAATNWLRDRNRERPVGERLIPAALLLKAVASAARQVPDLNGFWEDGGFVQGRGVHLGFAVSLRGGGLAAPVIHDADALPPGELMAQLKDLVGRARRGRLRGTETTGSTLTVTSLGDQGVETVFGVIHPPQVALVGFGAVVERPWADHGMLGVRPVVTATLSADHRATDGAVGARFLTAVGRLLQKPEVL; translated from the coding sequence GTGGGTGAGTTCACCATGCCCTCGCTCGGCGCGGACATGCGGGCCGGGACGCTCCAGGAGTGGCTTGTCGCCCCGGGCGACACCGTCAGCCGCGGTGATGTGATCGCCGTCGTGGAGACCGACAAGTCGGCGATCGAGGTCGAGTGCTTCGAATCCGGCACGGTGGGCCGTCTGCTCGTCGAGCCCGGTGCCAAGGTCCCGGTCGGTACGCCCTTGGCCGTGATCGAGGCCACCGAGCCCGCTGGGGGATGGGAGCGGCAATCCGGCGGGGCGGTGACGGCGGCGGAAACGGCGGGCGCCGAGTCGCGGGCGACGGAGGGGAAGGCAGCGTCCGCTCCCGTTCCAGCCGCCGACCGAGCGGCCCCGGTGCGGAGGCGTCCCGTTGCCGGCGGGCCCCCGGCGGCGCGCACTTCCCCGCTCAGCAGGTCGACATCCGATGACCGAGGCCCCGATGATCGGGACTCCGGCGGCCAGGCGGTGAGCCCGCTGGTCCGGCACCTCGCCGTCGAGCGGGGCGTCGACCTGGCGACTGTCCACGGCACCGGCCCGGGCGGCCGGATCACCCGGACGGACGTCGAACGCGCCGAGCACGCGGGCCCCCCGCGGGTGCGTGCCACGCCCTACGCACGGCGGCTGGCAGTGGAGTTGGGCGTTGATCTCGCCGGCCTCCACGGCACCGGTGCGGCGGGAGCGGTGCGGGCCGCCGATGTCCGCGACGCCGTGCGCCCGCCGTCCGTTCCCGTGAGCGGCCCCCGGCCGGCCGCGGCGCAGCCGCCCCCGGAGATCCAGCTCCCCTCCGGGGCACGCGCCGGCGCCGCTTCGGCGCGCCGGGCGATCGGTGAGCTGATGAGCCGCTCGAAACGGGAGATCCCGCACTACTACCTCGCCACGACGATCGACATGGCCGCCGCGACGAACTGGCTGCGCGACCGCAACAGGGAACGGCCGGTCGGCGAGCGGCTGATTCCCGCCGCCCTGCTGCTCAAGGCGGTCGCATCCGCCGCTCGCCAGGTACCCGACCTCAACGGCTTCTGGGAGGACGGCGGGTTCGTTCAGGGCCGGGGAGTACACCTGGGATTCGCCGTGTCGCTGCGCGGCGGCGGGCTGGCGGCACCGGTCATCCATGACGCCGACGCCCTGCCTCCGGGAGAGCTGATGGCGCAGTTGAAGGACCTCGTCGGGCGAGCCCGCAGGGGCCGTCTACGCGGTACGGAGACGACCGGCAGCACCCTCACCGTCACCAGCCTCGGCGACCAGGGGGTCGAAACCGTCTTCGGTGTCATCCATCCACCGCAGGTCGCCCTGGTCGGGTTCGGAGCCGTCGTGGAGCGCCCGTGGGCCGACCACGGGATGCTGGGGGTACGGCCGGTCGTGACGGCCACGCTGTCCGCCGACCACCGCGCCACCGACGGCGCCGTGGGCGCGCGCTTCCTCACCGCGGTCGGCCGTCTGCTGCAGAAACCGGAGGTGCTGTGA
- a CDS encoding CBS domain-containing protein, with protein sequence MDEQPAVRSLMDTAPYSISENESVLMAWEVIERSEQRQLPVVRQDGCCAGLLDRAELAVACAVTAAALSRRTVRDLVHARRTATVHPEDSALYAARVMTEEHVEALPVTDPHGRLVGLLTARDYVACVAGLHRQAVAAPDQPARVTLPGLPPRSTEQVRGIVIP encoded by the coding sequence GTGGACGAGCAACCTGCGGTGCGGAGCCTGATGGACACCGCCCCGTACTCGATCAGTGAGAACGAGAGCGTGCTGATGGCCTGGGAGGTCATAGAACGGTCCGAGCAGCGTCAGTTGCCCGTGGTGCGCCAGGACGGCTGCTGTGCCGGGCTGCTAGACCGGGCCGAGCTCGCGGTGGCCTGCGCGGTCACTGCCGCGGCCCTGTCCCGCCGCACGGTGCGCGACCTCGTGCACGCCCGCCGGACCGCGACCGTCCACCCGGAGGACTCCGCCCTGTACGCGGCAAGGGTGATGACGGAGGAGCACGTCGAGGCGCTGCCGGTCACGGACCCGCACGGGCGGTTGGTCGGCCTGCTCACGGCCCGTGACTACGTCGCCTGTGTGGCCGGCCTGCACCGCCAGGCCGTGGCGGCCCCGGACCAGCCGGCCCGGGTGACCCTGCCCGGGCTGCCGCCCCGCAGTACGGAGCAAGTGCGGGGGATCGTCATTCCGTAG
- a CDS encoding alpha-ketoacid dehydrogenase subunit beta — MTTTYREALRDALREALAADERVFLIGEDVGAYGGAFGVSLGLVEEFGPLRVRNTPLSESAFVGAGIGAALAGLRPIVEVMTVNFSLLALDQILNNAATLRHMSGGQLSVPLVIRMTTGAGRQLAAQHSHSLEGWYAHIPGIRVLAPATLPDARGMLTPALADPDPVVIFEHGSLYNVSGELEAGAGPVDISSAAVLREGEDVTLLAYGGSVPKALDAAELLASDGVTAEVVDLRSLRPLDDATIMASVARTHRAVVVDEGWRTGSLAAEVCTRITEQAFWDLDAPVARVCGAEVPIPYAAHLEQAALPQPESITAAAREVVGRRG, encoded by the coding sequence ATGACCACGACGTATCGCGAAGCGCTGCGCGACGCGCTGCGCGAGGCCCTCGCGGCCGATGAACGCGTCTTCCTCATCGGCGAGGACGTCGGCGCGTACGGCGGCGCCTTCGGGGTGAGCCTCGGCCTCGTCGAGGAGTTCGGTCCCCTGCGGGTGCGCAACACCCCCCTGTCGGAGTCCGCGTTCGTCGGTGCGGGCATCGGCGCGGCCCTCGCGGGACTGCGGCCCATCGTCGAGGTCATGACGGTCAACTTCAGTCTGCTGGCGCTGGATCAGATCCTCAACAACGCGGCGACCCTACGGCACATGTCGGGCGGTCAGCTGTCGGTGCCACTGGTCATCCGGATGACGACGGGTGCCGGACGTCAGTTGGCCGCCCAGCATTCGCACAGTCTGGAAGGTTGGTACGCGCACATCCCCGGCATCCGGGTCCTGGCACCCGCCACCCTGCCGGACGCACGCGGCATGCTGACGCCTGCGCTCGCCGACCCGGACCCGGTGGTGATCTTCGAACACGGGTCGCTCTACAACGTTTCCGGCGAACTGGAGGCCGGCGCGGGCCCGGTGGACATCTCTTCCGCAGCCGTCCTGCGCGAGGGCGAGGACGTCACACTGCTCGCCTACGGAGGGTCGGTGCCCAAGGCCCTCGACGCGGCGGAGCTGCTCGCCTCGGACGGCGTCACCGCCGAGGTCGTGGACCTGCGCAGTCTGCGCCCCCTGGACGACGCGACGATCATGGCTTCCGTGGCCCGGACCCACCGCGCCGTCGTCGTCGACGAGGGCTGGCGCACCGGAAGTCTCGCCGCCGAGGTGTGCACACGCATCACCGAACAGGCCTTCTGGGATCTCGACGCCCCCGTCGCACGGGTGTGCGGTGCCGAAGTGCCGATCCCGTACGCCGCACATCTGGAGCAGGCCGCGCTGCCACAACCAGAGAGCATCACCGCCGCTGCGCGGGAGGTGGTGGGGCGCCGTGGGTGA
- the acsA gene encoding acetate--CoA ligase, which produces MTGMTRSGQGTVQASDVITKTAPGAGGVPPVLTDYERSRAEFRWSAARERLAGLPGGGLNIGYEAVDRHLDEGRGGRIALRCVRRDGSTESVSYAELAQQTNRFAQVLRSLGIGRGDRVFTLLGRCPELFTVVLGTLKNTSVLCPLFSAFGPDPVARRMALGDARVLVTTAQLYRRKVAQVRDRLPKLQHVLIVGDGGPAPPGTHSFDTLLTEADDTFRIPATDPGDMALLHFTSGTTGAPKGAIHVHEAVVAHHITAAYALDLRPEDRYWCTADPGWVTGMSYGIIAPLTHGLTVVVDEGDFDARRWYGVLARERVTVWYTAPTALRMLMRTTPRQGPYDLPRSFDLSALRFIASVGEPLNPEVVLWGRDVLGLAVHDNWWQTETGCIVVANLAACPVKPGSMGRPLPGMTATVLARGPDGGVWRSPEGHVREITDPLQEGELALRPGWPSMFRGYLHDEERYAACFADGWYLTGDIVRRDSDGYYWFVGRGDDVIKSAGHLVSPFEVESALLEHPLVAEAGVIGRPDPTAGALVKAYVSLRPGAQPGDELRGELIAFARRRLGPAVAPREIAFDQNLPHTRSGKVMRRLLRARELGLPEGDLSGLETPETPEHTS; this is translated from the coding sequence ATGACGGGGATGACGCGGAGCGGGCAGGGCACTGTGCAGGCGTCGGACGTCATCACCAAAACGGCGCCCGGAGCCGGGGGCGTGCCTCCCGTCCTCACCGACTACGAACGGTCCCGCGCCGAGTTCCGGTGGAGTGCGGCGCGGGAACGGCTCGCCGGGTTGCCGGGGGGCGGTCTGAACATCGGGTACGAGGCCGTCGACCGCCATCTGGACGAGGGGCGGGGCGGCCGGATCGCACTGCGCTGTGTGCGTCGCGACGGGTCGACAGAGTCCGTCTCCTACGCCGAGCTGGCCCAGCAGACGAATCGATTCGCCCAGGTGCTCCGTTCCCTCGGCATAGGCCGTGGCGACCGCGTCTTCACCCTGCTCGGCCGGTGCCCGGAGCTGTTCACGGTGGTACTGGGCACCCTGAAGAACACCTCCGTGCTCTGTCCGTTGTTCTCCGCGTTCGGACCGGACCCCGTCGCCCGACGGATGGCCCTGGGGGACGCCCGCGTCCTGGTCACCACGGCCCAGCTGTACCGGCGCAAGGTCGCGCAGGTCAGGGACCGTCTGCCGAAACTGCAGCACGTCCTGATCGTCGGTGACGGCGGCCCGGCCCCGCCGGGCACGCACTCCTTCGACACGCTGCTGACGGAAGCCGATGACACCTTCCGCATCCCGGCCACCGACCCGGGTGACATGGCACTGCTGCACTTCACCAGCGGCACCACGGGTGCCCCCAAGGGCGCGATCCACGTGCACGAGGCCGTCGTCGCCCACCACATCACGGCAGCCTACGCGCTCGACCTCCGCCCGGAGGACCGCTACTGGTGCACCGCCGATCCAGGATGGGTCACCGGGATGTCGTACGGAATCATCGCCCCGCTCACCCACGGGCTCACCGTCGTGGTCGACGAGGGCGACTTCGACGCCCGCCGCTGGTACGGCGTTCTCGCCCGGGAACGGGTGACGGTCTGGTACACGGCGCCCACCGCGCTGCGCATGTTGATGCGGACCACGCCCAGGCAAGGCCCGTACGATCTGCCGCGCTCCTTCGATCTGTCGGCGTTGCGGTTCATCGCCTCCGTGGGCGAGCCCCTCAACCCGGAAGTCGTGCTGTGGGGCCGGGACGTCCTGGGGCTCGCCGTGCACGACAACTGGTGGCAGACCGAGACCGGCTGCATCGTCGTGGCCAACCTGGCGGCCTGCCCGGTCAAACCGGGTTCGATGGGGCGTCCACTGCCCGGCATGACGGCCACGGTGCTGGCCCGTGGGCCCGACGGTGGCGTGTGGCGCTCGCCGGAAGGACACGTCCGTGAGATCACGGACCCCCTACAGGAGGGCGAACTGGCGCTGCGCCCCGGCTGGCCGTCGATGTTCCGCGGCTATCTGCACGACGAGGAGCGTTACGCCGCCTGCTTCGCGGACGGCTGGTATCTGACCGGCGACATCGTCCGCAGGGACTCCGACGGCTACTACTGGTTCGTGGGGCGCGGTGACGACGTCATCAAGTCCGCGGGACATCTGGTCAGCCCCTTCGAAGTGGAAAGCGCCCTGTTGGAGCATCCGCTGGTGGCGGAGGCGGGCGTGATCGGGCGGCCCGACCCGACCGCAGGTGCCCTGGTGAAGGCGTACGTCTCACTGCGCCCGGGCGCGCAACCGGGTGACGAACTACGGGGTGAGCTCATCGCCTTCGCCCGGCGCAGACTGGGGCCCGCCGTGGCGCCCCGGGAGATCGCCTTCGACCAGAACCTGCCGCACACCAGGAGCGGCAAGGTCATGAGACGCCTGTTGCGGGCACGCGAACTCGGCCTGCCGGAGGGGGATCTCTCCGGACTGGAGACACCGGAAACACCGGAGCACACCTCATGA
- a CDS encoding acyl carrier protein gives MERSEALRLVEEALTRVVPDADVGALEPDLPFRDALEFDSLDFLAFVETLSERSGLRIDEDDYPRLTTLDDTSAFLAARAP, from the coding sequence ATGGAGCGGAGTGAAGCACTACGCCTGGTGGAGGAGGCGCTGACCCGGGTGGTGCCGGACGCCGACGTCGGTGCCCTGGAGCCGGATCTTCCGTTCCGCGACGCGCTCGAATTCGACTCGCTCGACTTCCTGGCCTTCGTCGAGACCCTGTCCGAGCGGTCGGGCCTGCGTATCGACGAGGACGACTATCCGCGGCTGACGACGCTCGACGACACATCCGCGTTCCTGGCTGCCCGGGCGCCATGA